Proteins encoded in a region of the Cytobacillus pseudoceanisediminis genome:
- a CDS encoding purine-nucleoside phosphorylase: MNYSKIQNAAEFLKNKYTGQPKIGLILGSGLGVLADEIEEPVKIPYNEIPDFPVSTVEGHAGQLVFGRLNGIEVVAMQGRFHYYEGYSFDKVTFPVRVMNEMGVEKLIVTNAAGGVNEAYSPGDLMLISDHINNMGSNPLIGPNDSRMGPRFPDMSEAYSKELRKLARDIADKLDLKIQEGVYVGNTGPTYETPAEIRMLRTMGGDAVGMSTVPEVIVAQHSGMNVLGISCISNMAAGILDQPLNHEEVIETTEKVKADFLRYVKAIVKELGV, from the coding sequence ATGAATTATAGCAAAATTCAAAATGCGGCTGAATTTCTTAAAAATAAGTATACTGGACAGCCAAAGATTGGGCTGATATTAGGGTCAGGACTTGGAGTGCTGGCAGACGAAATTGAAGAACCGGTTAAAATCCCTTATAACGAAATCCCTGATTTTCCTGTATCAACAGTAGAGGGCCATGCAGGACAACTGGTATTCGGACGTTTGAACGGCATTGAAGTGGTTGCTATGCAAGGCCGTTTCCATTATTACGAAGGATACTCATTTGATAAAGTAACCTTTCCGGTAAGAGTTATGAACGAAATGGGTGTTGAGAAGCTTATTGTTACGAATGCAGCAGGCGGAGTGAATGAAGCCTATTCACCTGGTGATCTCATGCTTATTTCAGACCATATCAACAATATGGGCAGCAATCCGCTTATTGGTCCCAATGATTCCCGCATGGGTCCGCGTTTTCCGGATATGTCAGAAGCATATTCCAAAGAATTGAGAAAGCTTGCCAGAGATATAGCCGATAAGCTAGACCTGAAGATTCAGGAAGGAGTTTATGTCGGCAATACAGGGCCAACTTATGAAACACCTGCAGAAATTCGCATGCTGAGAACAATGGGCGGAGATGCAGTCGGCATGTCAACTGTTCCAGAAGTCATTGTGGCACAGCATTCAGGAATGAATGTTCTTGGAATCTCCTGTATCTCAAATATGGCTGCAGGTATCCTGGATCAGCCGCTGAACCACGAAGAAGTAATCGAAACAACTGAGAAAGTCAAAGCCGATTTCCTTCGTTATGTGAAAGCAATTGTTAAGGAACTTGGTGTATAA
- the fur gene encoding ferric iron uptake transcriptional regulator encodes MESRIERIKKQLHSSSYKLTPQREATVRVLLEHEEDHLSAEDVYLLVKEKSPEIGLATVYRTLELLTELKIVDKINFGDGVSRYDLRQEGAAHFHHHLVCIECGAVDEIQEDLLEDVEEVVERRWNFKIKDHRLTFHGICYRCQDKQTDNETETEEN; translated from the coding sequence ATGGAAAGCAGAATTGAAAGAATAAAAAAACAGTTGCATTCATCCAGCTATAAACTAACACCACAGCGAGAGGCAACAGTTCGCGTCCTGTTAGAACACGAAGAGGATCATTTAAGTGCGGAAGATGTCTACCTCCTAGTAAAAGAGAAATCGCCTGAGATAGGCTTGGCAACTGTATATAGAACACTTGAATTGCTGACTGAACTAAAAATTGTCGATAAAATTAACTTTGGTGATGGAGTTTCCCGTTATGACCTGCGTCAGGAAGGGGCAGCCCATTTTCACCACCATTTAGTCTGTATTGAGTGCGGAGCTGTTGATGAAATTCAGGAAGATTTGCTTGAAGACGTAGAGGAAGTGGTTGAACGCCGCTGGAACTTTAAAATAAAGGATCACCGCCTTACGTTTCATGGCATCTGCTACCGCTGCCAGGATAAACAGACAGACAACGAAACCGAAACAGAAGAAAACTAA
- a CDS encoding GNAT family N-acetyltransferase: MDSILNEFPERIETERLYMRPALPGDGKTVHEAILVSAAELRKWLPFAQNEQSVEETEAGIRKSYAKFILREDFRIHIYRKEDDVFIGSTGLHRIDWDVRKFEIGYWGDSRFQKKGYITEAAEGLTKFAFEHFQANRVEIRCDPKNINSRRIPERLGYTLEGVLINDSLSADGKELRDTCIYAKVSKKHRA, encoded by the coding sequence ATGGATTCGATTTTAAATGAGTTTCCAGAGAGGATTGAAACCGAAAGGCTATATATGAGACCTGCCTTGCCCGGAGATGGGAAAACAGTGCATGAAGCTATATTAGTTTCAGCTGCTGAGCTAAGAAAATGGCTTCCTTTTGCACAGAATGAACAATCAGTGGAAGAAACTGAAGCTGGCATCCGCAAATCTTATGCCAAGTTTATCCTTAGGGAAGATTTCCGTATCCATATTTATAGGAAAGAAGACGATGTCTTTATTGGCTCCACTGGCCTGCATCGTATTGATTGGGATGTCCGCAAATTCGAAATAGGTTATTGGGGAGATTCGAGGTTTCAGAAAAAAGGATATATTACTGAAGCTGCCGAAGGTTTGACGAAATTTGCCTTTGAGCATTTTCAAGCGAACAGAGTGGAAATTAGATGTGATCCGAAAAACATAAACAGCCGAAGGATTCCCGAAAGGCTGGGATACACGCTTGAAGGGGTACTAATCAATGACAGTCTGAGCGCAGATGGAAAAGAGCTTAGGGATACATGCATTTATGCTAAAGTATCTAAAAAACATAGAGCCTGA
- a CDS encoding pyrimidine-nucleoside phosphorylase: MRMVDLIEKKRDGLELTTEEIQFVIKGYTDGSIPDYQVSALTMAIFFQGMTESERADLTMAMVESGDQIDLSKIEGIKVDKHSTGGVGDTTTLVLGPLVAAVGVPVAKMSGRGLGHTGGTIDKLESVVGFHVEIENDEFIKLVNQNKIAVIGQSGNLTPADKKLYALRDVTATVDSIPLIASSIMSKKIAAGADAIVLDVKTGAGAFMKTLDDSRELAKAMVRIGNNVGRNTMAVISDMSQPLGYAIGNALEVKEAIDTLKGEGPEDLTELCLTLGSHMVFLAKKANSLKEAREKLENVIKDGSALDTFKVFLSSQGGDASVVDDPQKLPQAKYTFELEAKQDGYVSEIAADEIGTAAMLLGAGRATKESEIDLAVGLMLRKKIGDQVQKGESLVTIYSNFENVEEVRNMLYENIAMSTEKVPAPVLIHEEITE, translated from the coding sequence ATGAGAATGGTGGATCTTATTGAAAAGAAAAGGGATGGACTTGAGTTAACAACAGAAGAAATTCAGTTTGTCATTAAAGGATATACAGACGGATCAATCCCGGATTATCAGGTAAGTGCTTTAACAATGGCTATCTTTTTCCAGGGAATGACAGAGAGCGAAAGAGCCGACTTGACTATGGCGATGGTAGAATCCGGTGATCAAATCGACTTATCGAAAATAGAAGGCATTAAAGTAGATAAACATTCAACTGGCGGTGTTGGCGATACAACAACACTGGTCCTGGGGCCGCTTGTAGCGGCAGTGGGTGTTCCGGTTGCGAAGATGTCAGGCAGGGGACTCGGACATACAGGCGGAACAATCGACAAACTTGAGTCTGTAGTAGGTTTCCATGTGGAAATTGAAAATGATGAATTTATAAAGCTTGTTAATCAAAATAAAATTGCAGTAATTGGACAGAGCGGAAACTTAACACCAGCTGACAAAAAGTTGTATGCACTGCGCGATGTTACAGCTACAGTCGACAGCATTCCTCTAATTGCAAGTTCGATTATGAGCAAGAAAATCGCTGCAGGTGCTGACGCCATTGTCCTTGATGTTAAAACAGGCGCTGGCGCATTTATGAAGACACTTGATGATTCACGTGAATTAGCGAAAGCGATGGTTCGAATCGGAAATAATGTTGGCAGAAACACAATGGCAGTTATCTCCGATATGAGCCAGCCGCTGGGCTATGCAATTGGAAATGCCCTTGAAGTAAAAGAAGCGATCGATACATTAAAAGGCGAAGGTCCTGAAGATTTGACAGAACTTTGCCTGACCTTGGGCAGCCATATGGTTTTCTTGGCGAAAAAAGCGAATTCATTGAAGGAAGCGCGTGAGAAGCTTGAAAATGTTATTAAAGACGGTTCCGCTTTAGACACATTCAAAGTATTCTTAAGCTCTCAGGGCGGAGATGCTTCCGTTGTTGATGATCCGCAAAAATTGCCTCAGGCAAAATATACATTTGAATTAGAAGCTAAGCAGGATGGCTATGTTTCTGAGATTGCAGCGGATGAAATCGGAACAGCAGCCATGCTTTTAGGAGCAGGAAGAGCAACCAAGGAATCCGAAATCGATCTTGCTGTCGGCCTTATGTTAAGAAAGAAAATCGGCGACCAGGTACAGAAGGGCGAATCTCTCGTAACCATCTACAGCAACTTCGAAAATGTAGAAGAAGTAAGAAATATGCTTTATGAAAACATTGCTATGTCGACTGAAAAAGTACCGGCTCCAGTATTGATTCATGAAGAAATAACTGAATAA
- a CDS encoding YqzK family protein: MKSWLSMAFQTIKVFVIFTGCTILFYYGIMWLNEEYQDYHRYDEPQGAAVKVSASGTDEDRSLLDRLILFYLNGE, translated from the coding sequence ATGAAATCCTGGCTGAGTATGGCTTTTCAGACCATTAAAGTGTTTGTCATTTTTACTGGATGCACAATCCTTTTTTATTATGGTATTATGTGGTTAAACGAAGAATACCAGGATTATCACCGCTATGACGAACCACAGGGAGCGGCTGTTAAGGTGTCGGCGAGCGGTACAGATGAAGATAGGAGCTTGCTGGACCGGTTAATTCTTTTCTATTTAAATGGGGAGTAA
- the xerD gene encoding site-specific tyrosine recombinase XerD, which yields MDDQLRDFIHYLLVEKGLAKNTIVSYERDLKSYLKYLKSEEKISSLESVQRTQIVQFLGFLKKQGKSSKTLARHIASIRAFHQFLLREKAVGHDPSVHIETPQMERSLPKVLNMQEVETLLDFPEIKDHFGLRDKAMLELLYATGIRVSELIGLNIGDVHLTMGFVRCIGKGNKERIVPIGKTASEALEKYLNEGRGKFAPKKHKDEALFLNHHGKRLSRQGFWKILKRLAQEAGIEKELTPHTLRHSFATHLLENGADLRAVQEMLGHADISTTQIYTHVTKTRLKDVYSQYHPRA from the coding sequence ATGGATGATCAGTTAAGGGACTTTATTCATTATTTACTTGTAGAAAAAGGCCTGGCCAAAAATACAATTGTATCTTATGAAAGAGATTTGAAAAGTTATCTGAAATATCTCAAGTCTGAAGAGAAGATTTCAAGCCTTGAGAGTGTGCAGCGGACACAGATTGTCCAATTTCTCGGCTTTTTAAAAAAACAGGGCAAATCCTCAAAAACCTTGGCCCGGCATATAGCCTCCATAAGGGCCTTTCACCAATTTCTGCTCCGCGAAAAAGCAGTTGGCCATGACCCTTCGGTCCATATAGAAACACCGCAAATGGAACGTTCGCTTCCAAAAGTATTAAATATGCAGGAAGTGGAAACTTTATTGGATTTTCCAGAGATAAAGGATCACTTTGGTTTGCGCGATAAAGCCATGCTTGAACTTTTATATGCTACAGGCATTCGCGTAAGTGAGCTGATTGGCCTGAACATAGGTGATGTCCATTTAACGATGGGCTTTGTAAGATGTATAGGCAAAGGAAACAAGGAGCGGATTGTGCCTATTGGCAAAACAGCCTCAGAAGCGCTGGAAAAATATTTAAATGAAGGAAGAGGAAAGTTTGCTCCAAAAAAGCATAAAGATGAAGCGTTATTTTTAAATCATCACGGCAAACGTCTTTCAAGACAGGGATTTTGGAAAATATTGAAGCGGCTGGCTCAGGAGGCAGGGATCGAGAAGGAACTTACTCCGCATACGCTGAGGCATTCATTTGCTACTCATCTGCTTGAAAATGGTGCGGATTTGCGGGCAGTCCAGGAAATGCTTGGACATGCCGATATTTCCACCACGCAAATTTATACGCATGTAACCAAAACTCGCCTTAAAGATGTGTACAGCCAATATCATCCCCGTGCTTAA
- the spoIIM gene encoding stage II sporulation protein M, whose amino-acid sequence MYQNAAAAHFREHSSIYLFVVVLFLMGVIFGAIVVNSLSFTQKEDLFYYLSQFFGQVSDGHVAAADELFKQSFFHNTKFIGLMWILGISIIGLPVILILLFMKGMVVGFTVGFLVNQMGWEGFLLSFVSVLPQNLIIIPIFILAAALAVSFSLKMIRRQFMKKVGQPMMPLFGRYMVAFAVAILFLIAAAGVEAFISPVLMKSVVNSIQS is encoded by the coding sequence ATGTACCAGAACGCTGCAGCAGCCCACTTTCGCGAACATTCCTCAATCTATTTATTTGTTGTTGTATTATTCCTGATGGGTGTCATTTTTGGGGCTATCGTTGTGAATAGCTTAAGCTTTACACAAAAGGAAGATTTATTTTATTATCTGTCGCAGTTTTTTGGCCAGGTATCAGATGGACATGTTGCAGCAGCAGATGAATTATTCAAACAGAGCTTTTTTCATAATACAAAATTTATAGGACTGATGTGGATTTTGGGAATCTCCATAATTGGACTGCCTGTCATTCTGATTCTTCTATTTATGAAAGGGATGGTGGTTGGCTTTACAGTTGGTTTTCTCGTTAACCAAATGGGATGGGAAGGGTTTTTGCTTTCCTTTGTATCGGTCCTTCCCCAGAATCTGATCATTATACCTATATTTATTCTCGCTGCAGCACTGGCTGTTTCTTTCTCTTTAAAAATGATAAGAAGACAATTTATGAAAAAAGTCGGTCAGCCCATGATGCCTCTTTTTGGAAGGTATATGGTTGCTTTTGCAGTAGCCATTCTGTTTCTAATTGCTGCAGCCGGAGTGGAGGCGTTTATCTCGCCTGTCTTAATGAAGTCTGTTGTCAACTCAATCCAATCCTAA